From a region of the Methanolobus tindarius DSM 2278 genome:
- a CDS encoding helix-turn-helix transcriptional regulator: MKTRIKELRARYDLTQEDLANKVGVRRETIGFLEKGKYNPSLKLAYKVAITLETTIDELFIFDESDLK, encoded by the coding sequence ATGAAGACAAGGATCAAGGAACTCCGGGCCAGATATGACCTTACCCAGGAAGACCTTGCAAACAAAGTTGGAGTAAGAAGGGAAACCATCGGTTTTCTGGAAAAAGGGAAATATAATCCCTCACTAAAACTTGCATATAAAGTCGCAATAACTCTTGAGACAACAATAGATGAACTGTTCATCTTTGATGAATCTGATCTCAAATAA
- a CDS encoding molybdenum-dependent transcriptional regulator, translated as MEAKTKVWLTEDGKPIIGGGKVELLKTIDEEKSLRKACMKMDISYKHAWNVLNKISERLGKDVVTTVRGGKSQGTFLTDEGRRLIKEYEMNRKFINNTMEDEGSWEKLGLAISARNKIPAKVVSVEKEGLVAKVKLEIDPSALTSIITSEAVERLGIEEGDSVFAIIKSTEVLIGKVQKQE; from the coding sequence ATGGAAGCGAAAACAAAAGTCTGGCTTACAGAGGATGGAAAACCAATAATTGGCGGTGGAAAAGTAGAACTTCTCAAGACAATCGATGAAGAAAAATCACTTCGAAAAGCCTGCATGAAAATGGATATATCCTACAAGCATGCATGGAATGTCCTCAATAAAATAAGTGAGAGACTTGGAAAGGATGTAGTAACAACTGTGAGGGGTGGGAAAAGCCAGGGAACTTTTCTTACAGACGAAGGCCGCAGACTTATAAAAGAATATGAGATGAACAGGAAATTCATCAACAATACAATGGAAGATGAAGGGTCCTGGGAAAAACTGGGTCTTGCCATTTCAGCTCGTAATAAAATTCCTGCAAAGGTCGTAAGTGTTGAAAAAGAAGGTCTTGTTGCCAAAGTGAAACTGGAAATCGATCCATCTGCGCTTACTTCAATTATAACTTCCGAAGCTGTAGAGAGACTTGGTATAGAAGAAGGAGACAGTGTATTTGCAATAATCAAGTCAACGGAAGTTCTTATCGGAAAAGTGCAAAAACAGGAATAA